A single genomic interval of Pseudomonas sp. FeN3W harbors:
- a CDS encoding mechanosensitive ion channel yields the protein MEFDPWTQSLLSAMSSLWASVAAFIPRLFGALVVVLLGFVVAKLLDTLLSKVLAKVGLDRLMAGTGLTKLLGRAGIRIPVSALIGKVVYWFVLLIFLVSAAESLGLERVSATLDMLALYVPKVFGAALILLAGVLLAQLLSGLVRGAAEGVGLDYANGLARMAQGLVIIISISVAIGQLEVKTELLNYVIAIVLITVGLAVALAFGLGSRELVSQILAGIYVRELYEVGQRVSLADIEGQIEEIGTVKTLLLTDDGELASVANKVLLEQRVGSR from the coding sequence ATGGAATTCGATCCCTGGACCCAAAGTCTGTTGTCGGCGATGAGCTCCCTCTGGGCCTCTGTCGCCGCGTTCATCCCCCGGTTGTTCGGCGCTTTGGTCGTCGTCCTGCTTGGTTTCGTCGTCGCGAAGCTCCTCGATACCCTGCTTTCCAAAGTGCTTGCCAAGGTGGGCCTGGACCGACTGATGGCGGGTACCGGGCTGACCAAGCTGCTGGGGCGGGCGGGGATCCGGATTCCGGTTTCCGCTCTGATCGGCAAGGTCGTGTACTGGTTCGTGTTGCTCATCTTCCTGGTTTCGGCTGCCGAATCGCTGGGGCTGGAGCGAGTATCGGCGACGCTGGATATGCTGGCCCTCTACGTACCCAAGGTTTTCGGTGCGGCACTGATCCTGCTCGCTGGCGTTCTCCTGGCGCAGTTGCTCAGCGGCCTGGTTCGTGGCGCGGCAGAGGGCGTCGGGCTGGATTATGCCAATGGCTTGGCGCGTATGGCGCAAGGGCTGGTGATCATCATCAGCATCTCTGTTGCGATCGGGCAGCTCGAGGTCAAGACCGAACTCCTCAACTATGTCATCGCCATCGTGCTGATCACTGTCGGTCTGGCAGTTGCGCTTGCGTTTGGCCTCGGTAGCCGCGAGCTGGTATCGCAGATTCTGGCTGGCATCTACGTGCGTGAGCTTTACGAGGTGGGGCAGCGAGTGAGCTTGGCGGATATCGAAGGACAGATCGAGGAGATCGGAACGGTCAAGACATTGCTACTGACCGACGACGGCGAACTGGCTTCTGTTGCTAACAAAGTGCTGCTCGAACAACGCGTTGGCAGCCGTTAG
- the miaE gene encoding tRNA isopentenyl-2-thiomethyl-A-37 hydroxylase MiaE, with the protein MLPDLNEFLGCATPAAWVDAALQNQDVMLIDHGNCEKKAAGAAFQLMFRYVDKPDLQNKMSRLAREELRHFEQVLAIVRRREIPLKNVGSSRYAAGLRELVRNHEPYRLTDTLVIGAFIEARSCERFAMLVPHLDEELGKFYHGLLKSEARHFQDYLKLAYQYGDAADVDATIIRVRERERELIESPDAEFRFHSGVPLAA; encoded by the coding sequence ATGCTTCCTGATCTCAACGAATTTCTCGGTTGTGCCACACCTGCCGCATGGGTGGATGCAGCGTTGCAGAATCAGGATGTGATGCTGATCGATCATGGCAATTGCGAGAAAAAGGCGGCAGGCGCGGCGTTTCAGTTGATGTTCCGCTACGTCGATAAGCCGGACCTGCAGAACAAGATGTCGCGCCTCGCCCGTGAGGAGTTGCGTCATTTCGAGCAGGTGCTGGCGATCGTACGCCGACGGGAGATCCCCCTGAAAAACGTTGGCTCGTCACGCTACGCAGCTGGGCTGCGCGAACTCGTACGTAATCATGAGCCGTACCGGCTAACCGATACGCTGGTGATCGGTGCCTTTATCGAGGCACGTTCCTGCGAGCGTTTCGCCATGCTGGTTCCGCATCTGGATGAGGAGTTGGGCAAGTTCTACCACGGGCTGCTCAAATCGGAAGCGCGGCACTTTCAGGACTATCTCAAGCTGGCGTACCAATACGGCGATGCGGCCGATGTCGATGCGACGATCATCCGGGTGCGTGAACGCGAGCGCGAGCTGATCGAAAGCCCGGACGCCGAATTTCGCTTTCACAGCGGCGTACCGCTGGCGGCTTAA
- a CDS encoding OmpA family protein, translating into MKLKNTLGVVIGSMVAATSLNALAQGQGAVEVEAFGKHYFTDSSRDVQRDGELYGAGVSYFLTDDVSLGLSYGEYHDLTSKDPVGADGSHKNIKGSLTSLDAAYHFGAPGVGLRPYVSAGVAHQSIGQAARSGRDSSTFANVGTGLKYYFTENFFAKASVDGMYNIDADEAEWMAGVGVGLNFGGGAREVAAVEPTPEPAPAPIVDTEPEPAPELVRVELDVKFDFDKSRVREESYSDIKNLADFMQQYPQTNTTVEGHTDSVGTDQYNQRLSERRAEAVRNVLVNEYGVEGGRVNSVGYGESRPVADNATEEGRQINRRVEAEVEAQVQ; encoded by the coding sequence ATGAAACTTAAAAACACCTTAGGCGTAGTTATCGGTTCGATGGTTGCCGCCACTTCTCTCAACGCGCTGGCCCAGGGTCAGGGTGCCGTAGAAGTGGAAGCGTTCGGTAAGCACTATTTCACCGATAGCTCGCGTGACGTGCAGCGTGACGGCGAGCTCTACGGCGCTGGCGTCAGCTACTTCCTTACCGACGACGTGTCTCTGGGCCTGTCCTACGGTGAATATCATGACCTGACTTCCAAGGATCCGGTCGGCGCCGATGGCAGTCACAAGAACATCAAGGGCAGCCTTACTTCTCTGGACGCTGCCTACCACTTCGGCGCGCCAGGCGTAGGCCTGCGTCCGTACGTCTCTGCTGGCGTGGCTCATCAGAGCATCGGTCAGGCGGCTCGTAGCGGCCGTGACAGCAGCACCTTCGCCAATGTTGGTACCGGTCTGAAGTACTACTTCACCGAGAACTTCTTTGCCAAGGCCAGCGTCGACGGCATGTACAACATCGATGCAGACGAAGCCGAGTGGATGGCTGGCGTTGGTGTCGGTCTGAACTTCGGTGGCGGTGCTCGCGAGGTTGCAGCGGTCGAGCCGACTCCAGAGCCGGCACCGGCTCCGATCGTGGACACTGAGCCGGAGCCAGCTCCTGAACTGGTCCGCGTCGAACTGGACGTCAAGTTCGATTTCGACAAGTCGCGCGTTCGTGAAGAAAGCTACAGCGACATCAAGAACCTCGCTGACTTCATGCAGCAGTACCCGCAGACCAACACCACTGTCGAAGGTCACACCGACTCCGTTGGTACTGACCAGTACAACCAGCGTTTGTCCGAGCGTCGTGCCGAAGCAGTGCGCAACGTTCTGGTCAACGAGTACGGTGTTGAAGGCGGTCGCGTGAACTCCGTAGGTTACGGTGAGTCCCGTCCGGTTGCTGACAACGCCACCGAGGAAGGTCGTCAGATCAACCGTCGCGTTGAAGCAGAAGTGGAAGCTCAGGTTCAGTAA
- the acnB gene encoding bifunctional aconitate hydratase 2/2-methylisocitrate dehydratase produces MLEAYRKHVEERAAQGVVPQPLNAEQTAGLVELLKNPPAGEEEFLVDLITNRVPAGVDEAAYVKAGFLSALAKGETSSPLLSKQRAVELLGTMQGGYNIATLVDLLDSAELGAVAAEQLKHTLLMFDAFHDVAEKAKAGNEHAKAVMQSWADGEWFTNRPAVAEKVSLSVFKVTGETNTDDLSPAPDAWSRPDIPLHALAMLKMARDGINPDVPGSVGPIKQMEELKAKGFPVAYVGDVVGTGSSRKSATNSVLWFFGDDIPNVPNKRAGGFCFGTKIAPIFYNTMEDAGALPIEFDCSNLAMGDVIDVYPYAGKVCKHGTDEVITTFELKTDVLLDEVRAGGRIPLIIGRGLTEKARAELGLAPSTLFKKPEAPADSGKGFTLAQKMVGRACGLPEGQGVRPGTYCEPKMTTVGSQDTTGPMTRDELKDLACLGFSADLVMQSFCHTAAYPKPIDVNTHHTLPDFIMNRSGVSLRPGDGIIHSWLNRMLLPDTVGTGGDSHTRFPIGISFPAGSGLVAFAAATGVMPLDMPESVLVRFKGQMQPGITLRDLVHAIPYYAIQQGLLTVEKKGKKNIFSGRILEIEGLNQLTVEQAFELSDASAERSAAGCTIKLPEDSIAEYLKSNITMLRWMISEGYGDARTLERRAQAMEAWLADPKLLAADKDAEYAAVIEIDLAEVKEPVLCAPNDPDDARLLSTVAGEKIDEVFIGSCMTNIGHFRAAGKLLDKVKGGIPTRLWLAPPTKMDAHQLTEEGYYGIYGKAGARMEMPGCSLCMGNQARVQTGSTVVSTSTRNFPNRLGDATNVYLASAELAAVASIIGKLPTVGEYMEYAKNIDSMAADIYRYLSFDQIAEFRDAAEKAKIKVVEV; encoded by the coding sequence GTGCTTGAAGCCTATCGCAAACACGTAGAAGAGCGTGCCGCCCAGGGCGTCGTGCCCCAGCCGCTGAACGCCGAGCAAACCGCAGGTCTGGTCGAGCTGCTGAAGAACCCGCCGGCCGGCGAAGAAGAATTCCTCGTTGATCTGATCACCAACCGCGTCCCTGCTGGCGTCGACGAAGCCGCCTACGTCAAGGCCGGTTTCCTGTCCGCCCTGGCCAAAGGCGAAACCTCCTCGCCGTTGCTGAGCAAGCAGCGCGCCGTCGAGCTGCTGGGCACCATGCAGGGCGGTTACAACATCGCCACTCTGGTCGATCTGCTGGACAGCGCCGAGCTGGGCGCAGTTGCCGCCGAGCAGCTGAAGCACACGCTGCTGATGTTCGACGCCTTCCACGACGTAGCCGAGAAAGCCAAAGCCGGTAACGAGCATGCCAAGGCTGTGATGCAGTCCTGGGCCGACGGCGAGTGGTTCACCAACCGCCCGGCAGTCGCCGAAAAAGTCTCCCTGTCCGTATTCAAGGTCACCGGCGAAACCAACACCGACGACCTGTCGCCTGCTCCGGATGCCTGGTCGCGCCCTGACATCCCGCTGCACGCCCTGGCCATGCTGAAAATGGCCCGCGACGGCATCAACCCGGACGTACCGGGCTCGGTCGGCCCGATCAAGCAGATGGAAGAACTGAAGGCCAAAGGCTTCCCGGTTGCTTACGTCGGCGACGTGGTCGGCACCGGTTCCTCGCGCAAGTCGGCCACCAACTCCGTACTGTGGTTCTTCGGTGACGACATCCCGAACGTGCCGAACAAGCGCGCCGGTGGCTTCTGCTTCGGCACCAAGATCGCTCCGATCTTCTACAACACCATGGAAGACGCCGGCGCCCTGCCGATCGAATTCGATTGCAGCAACCTGGCCATGGGCGACGTGATCGACGTCTATCCGTACGCTGGCAAGGTTTGCAAGCACGGCACCGATGAAGTCATCACCACCTTCGAACTGAAAACCGACGTCCTGCTGGACGAGGTCCGTGCTGGCGGTCGTATTCCGCTGATCATCGGCCGCGGCCTGACCGAGAAGGCCCGCGCCGAGCTGGGTCTGGCACCGTCCACGCTGTTCAAGAAGCCGGAAGCGCCGGCCGACAGCGGCAAAGGCTTCACCCTCGCGCAGAAGATGGTCGGTCGCGCCTGCGGCCTGCCGGAAGGCCAGGGCGTACGTCCGGGCACCTACTGCGAACCGAAGATGACCACAGTCGGCTCCCAGGACACCACCGGCCCGATGACCCGCGACGAGCTGAAGGACCTGGCTTGCCTGGGCTTCTCCGCCGACCTGGTCATGCAGTCGTTCTGCCATACCGCTGCCTATCCGAAGCCGATCGACGTCAACACCCACCACACCCTGCCGGACTTCATCATGAACCGCAGCGGCGTGTCCCTGCGTCCGGGCGACGGCATCATCCACAGCTGGCTGAACCGCATGTTGCTGCCGGATACCGTTGGTACCGGTGGTGACTCGCACACCCGCTTCCCGATCGGTATCTCCTTCCCGGCCGGTTCCGGCCTGGTCGCCTTCGCTGCCGCCACTGGCGTCATGCCGCTGGACATGCCGGAATCCGTACTGGTGCGCTTCAAGGGTCAGATGCAGCCTGGCATCACCCTGCGCGACCTGGTTCATGCCATCCCCTACTACGCCATTCAGCAGGGCCTGCTGACTGTCGAGAAGAAGGGCAAGAAGAACATCTTCTCCGGCCGCATCCTCGAAATCGAAGGTCTCAACCAGCTCACCGTGGAGCAGGCATTCGAGCTGTCCGACGCTTCCGCCGAGCGTTCGGCTGCTGGCTGCACCATCAAGCTGCCGGAAGACTCGATCGCCGAGTACCTGAAGTCCAACATCACCATGCTGCGCTGGATGATCAGCGAGGGTTACGGTGATGCCCGCACTCTGGAGCGCCGCGCTCAGGCGATGGAAGCATGGCTCGCCGATCCGAAGCTGCTGGCAGCAGACAAGGACGCCGAATACGCTGCAGTGATCGAAATCGACCTGGCCGAAGTGAAAGAGCCCGTGCTCTGCGCACCGAACGACCCGGACGATGCGCGCCTGCTGTCCACCGTTGCTGGCGAGAAGATCGACGAAGTCTTCATCGGTTCCTGCATGACCAACATCGGTCACTTCCGCGCTGCCGGCAAGCTGCTCGACAAGGTCAAGGGTGGCATTCCGACCCGCCTGTGGCTGGCTCCGCCGACCAAGATGGACGCTCACCAGCTGACCGAGGAAGGCTACTACGGCATCTACGGCAAAGCGGGCGCGCGTATGGAAATGCCGGGCTGCTCCCTGTGCATGGGTAACCAGGCTCGCGTTCAGACCGGTTCGACTGTCGTGTCCACGTCGACCCGTAACTTCCCGAACCGCCTGGGCGACGCCACCAACGTCTACCTGGCATCGGCCGAACTGGCAGCGGTAGCCTCCATTATCGGCAAGCTGCCGACAGTCGGGGAATACATGGAGTACGCGAAGAACATCGATAGCATGGCTGCCGATATCTATCGCTACCTGTCTTTCGACCAGATCGCCGAATTCCGTGACGCTGCGGAGAAGGCCAAGATCAAGGTCGTCGAAGTCTGA
- a CDS encoding CrfX protein, with protein MRDPFEESLRDLLNKPSAHDDDACLGRVLKTANRQVGAGDLFGLIGHWLQALMIAVSSGSGHVAPVSRRETPNCSFDKAD; from the coding sequence ATGCGCGATCCCTTTGAAGAATCCCTGCGCGACCTGCTCAACAAGCCCTCGGCTCATGACGACGACGCTTGTCTGGGCCGTGTCCTGAAAACGGCCAACCGGCAGGTTGGCGCTGGCGACCTGTTCGGACTGATCGGTCATTGGCTGCAGGCCTTGATGATCGCAGTCAGCAGCGGCTCAGGTCATGTCGCTCCGGTTTCCCGCCGGGAAACACCCAACTGTTCGTTCGATAAGGCTGACTGA
- a CDS encoding peptidylprolyl isomerase, protein MIKLHTNYGVITVNLFEDKAPETTANFKEYVKSGHYDGTIFHRVISNFMIQGGGFESGMKQKPTRAPIKNEANNGLSNKTGTLAMARTMEPHSASAQFFINVKDNDFLDHSAPTVQGWGYAVFGEVTEGMDVVEKIKAVATTMKSGHQDVPVEDVVIEKAEIVE, encoded by the coding sequence ATGATCAAACTGCACACCAACTATGGCGTCATCACCGTCAACCTGTTCGAAGACAAAGCGCCGGAAACCACTGCCAACTTCAAGGAATACGTGAAGAGCGGTCACTACGACGGCACCATCTTCCATCGCGTGATCAGCAACTTCATGATCCAGGGTGGCGGTTTCGAGTCTGGCATGAAGCAAAAGCCGACTCGCGCGCCCATCAAGAACGAGGCCAACAACGGCCTGTCGAACAAGACCGGCACCCTGGCCATGGCCCGCACCATGGAGCCACACTCCGCTTCCGCGCAGTTCTTCATCAACGTGAAGGACAACGACTTCCTCGACCACAGCGCGCCAACCGTTCAGGGCTGGGGTTACGCCGTGTTTGGCGAAGTAACCGAAGGCATGGACGTGGTCGAAAAGATCAAGGCCGTGGCGACCACCATGAAGTCCGGCCACCAGGACGTTCCGGTGGAGGATGTGGTGATCGAGAAAGCGGAAATCGTCGAGTAA
- the lpxH gene encoding UDP-2,3-diacylglucosamine diphosphatase — protein sequence MILLISDLHLEEERPDITRAFLHFLATRARQAEALYILGDFFEVWIGDDAMTPFQQSIANALRALSERGTRIYLMHGNRDFMLGKGFCRAAGCTLLGDPSVVEFGGERVLLMHGDSLCTRDEGYMRLRRLLRNPLSLFILRNLPLSTRRKLARKLRDESRAQTRMKASDIIDVTPELIPRVLAEHGVRTLIHGHTHRPATHELEVDGHPARRIVLGDWDQQGWALQVDESGFQQAPFDLN from the coding sequence GTGATCCTGCTGATCTCCGATCTGCACCTGGAAGAGGAACGCCCGGACATTACCCGGGCGTTTCTGCATTTTCTCGCCACTCGCGCCCGCCAGGCCGAAGCGCTGTACATCCTCGGCGACTTTTTCGAGGTCTGGATCGGCGACGACGCCATGACGCCCTTCCAGCAATCTATCGCCAACGCGTTACGCGCCCTGAGCGAACGCGGTACGCGCATCTACCTGATGCATGGCAATCGTGACTTCATGCTGGGCAAGGGCTTCTGCCGCGCGGCGGGCTGCACGCTGCTGGGCGACCCCAGTGTGGTCGAGTTCGGCGGTGAGCGTGTCCTGCTGATGCATGGCGACAGCCTGTGTACCCGCGACGAAGGCTACATGCGGCTACGGCGCTTGCTGCGCAATCCGCTCAGCCTGTTCATCCTGCGTAATCTACCGCTGTCCACTCGCCGAAAACTGGCGCGCAAACTGCGCGATGAAAGTCGCGCCCAGACGCGCATGAAGGCTTCGGACATCATCGATGTCACCCCGGAACTGATCCCTCGCGTGCTCGCCGAGCATGGCGTGCGGACCCTGATACATGGCCACACCCATCGCCCCGCGACACATGAACTGGAAGTCGACGGCCACCCGGCGCGGCGTATCGTGCTCGGCGATTGGGACCAGCAAGGCTGGGCGTTACAGGTCGACGAGAGCGGCTTCCAGCAAGCCCCATTCGATCTGAATTAA
- a CDS encoding universal stress protein: MQAIRCILVVIDPNQPQELALKRARLIASVSQSHLHLLVCDAKHDHSAHLTALSEQLTGEGHQVTTQQAWHESIHQTIINVQQAEGCGLVVKQHVPDNPLKRALLTPEDWKLLRYCPSPVLMVKTDKPWTGGNILAAVDVGNADLEHRTLHATIINHGYEIASLADGKLHVISAHPSAMLSAADPAFQLKETIEARYRDACKQFQEEFQIPDAQLHVEEGPADALIPRVCHQLKAVVTVIGTVARTGFSGALMGNTAEVVLDTLESDVLVLKPNDIIDHLEDLVRH, translated from the coding sequence ATGCAAGCCATTCGCTGCATCCTCGTGGTAATTGACCCGAACCAGCCACAAGAGCTGGCACTCAAACGTGCGCGACTGATCGCAAGTGTCAGCCAGTCCCACCTGCATCTGCTGGTGTGCGATGCCAAGCACGACCACAGTGCCCATCTGACTGCATTGAGCGAGCAACTGACGGGCGAAGGCCATCAAGTGACCACCCAACAGGCGTGGCACGAGAGCATCCATCAGACCATCATCAACGTGCAGCAGGCCGAAGGTTGCGGACTGGTGGTCAAGCAGCACGTGCCGGACAATCCCCTCAAGCGCGCCCTGCTCACCCCCGAAGACTGGAAGCTGCTGCGCTATTGCCCCAGCCCGGTACTGATGGTGAAAACCGACAAGCCTTGGACAGGTGGAAACATTCTCGCCGCGGTGGACGTCGGCAACGCCGATCTGGAACACCGCACGCTGCACGCGACGATCATCAATCACGGCTATGAGATCGCCAGCCTCGCCGACGGCAAACTGCACGTCATCAGTGCGCATCCTTCAGCGATGCTTTCGGCCGCCGACCCGGCATTCCAGCTCAAGGAAACCATCGAAGCCCGCTACAGAGACGCCTGCAAGCAGTTCCAGGAAGAGTTCCAGATTCCCGACGCCCAGCTACATGTCGAGGAGGGTCCGGCCGATGCGCTGATTCCGCGCGTTTGCCATCAGCTCAAGGCCGTCGTCACCGTGATCGGCACCGTGGCAAGAACCGGATTTTCTGGCGCGCTGATGGGTAACACTGCCGAGGTAGTGCTCGACACGCTGGAAAGCGACGTCCTGGTGCTCAAGCCCAACGACATAATCGATCACCTCGAAGACCTGGTTCGCCACTGA
- a CDS encoding zinc transporter ZntB, producing the protein MRETESEQHGLIHAFVLDGSGGARQIAYSDLPELQLAANESVWLHWDRGQPQAQDWLRRRSGLSGFACDVLLEENTRPRVLALPQEELLLFLRGVNLNPDAEPEDMVSVRVFADRKRVISLRLRPLRSTEVVIGLLSEGRGPKSTSELLLYLAEAMTERVDDLVTQLTERIDAEEERLEGDEQYTLEHASMLSLRRQAASLRRFLLPQRELYGQMTRNQPSWFAEDDTEYWNELSNRLIRYLEELEMVRERVNLVLESEHRRLSERMNRTMYLLAVITGFFLPLSFLTGLLGINVGGIPGAEFSYGFVVACMLIGGVALLQWWVLRRLRWV; encoded by the coding sequence ATGCGGGAAACCGAAAGCGAACAGCACGGGCTGATCCACGCCTTTGTTCTCGATGGCAGCGGCGGGGCTCGCCAGATTGCCTATAGCGATCTGCCTGAACTGCAGCTTGCGGCCAATGAGAGCGTCTGGCTGCATTGGGACCGCGGCCAGCCCCAGGCGCAGGATTGGCTGCGCAGGCGAAGCGGGCTCAGTGGGTTCGCTTGCGATGTACTGCTTGAGGAAAATACGCGTCCGCGCGTCTTGGCATTGCCGCAGGAAGAGCTCTTGCTGTTCTTGCGAGGGGTGAATCTGAACCCCGATGCCGAACCGGAAGATATGGTTTCCGTACGTGTATTTGCCGATCGAAAGCGGGTCATTTCGCTTCGCCTTCGGCCACTGCGCTCCACCGAAGTAGTGATTGGATTGCTGTCGGAGGGTAGGGGGCCGAAATCGACCTCTGAACTGCTGCTCTATTTGGCAGAGGCGATGACCGAGCGAGTCGATGACCTGGTCACTCAGCTGACTGAGCGCATTGACGCCGAGGAAGAGCGGCTCGAGGGTGATGAGCAATACACCTTGGAGCACGCTTCGATGCTTTCCTTGCGCCGGCAGGCCGCGAGCTTGCGGCGCTTCCTGCTGCCACAGCGTGAGCTCTACGGCCAGATGACGCGTAATCAACCGAGCTGGTTTGCCGAGGATGACACAGAGTACTGGAACGAGTTGAGCAACCGGCTCATCCGTTACCTGGAAGAACTCGAGATGGTCCGCGAGCGCGTGAACCTGGTGTTGGAGTCGGAACATCGCCGGTTGAGCGAGCGGATGAACCGCACCATGTACCTGCTTGCTGTCATCACCGGCTTTTTCCTGCCGCTGAGCTTTTTGACCGGGCTGCTGGGGATCAACGTGGGTGGTATTCCTGGAGCAGAGTTTTCCTACGGGTTCGTCGTTGCCTGCATGCTCATCGGCGGTGTTGCGCTGTTGCAGTGGTGGGTCCTGCGCCGACTGCGTTGGGTGTGA
- the rraA gene encoding ribonuclease E activity regulator RraA, with product MQYVTPDLCDAYPDLVQVVEPLFSNFGGRDSFGGEIVTIKCFEDNSLVKDQVDVDGTGKVLVVDGGGSLRRALLGDMLAEKAARNGWAGLVIYGCVRDVDVLAQTELGVQALASHPMKTDKRGIGDLNVPVTFCGVTFRPGEYVYADNNGIIVSPEPLSMPE from the coding sequence ATGCAATACGTCACGCCCGATCTGTGCGATGCCTATCCGGACCTGGTGCAGGTCGTCGAGCCGCTGTTCAGCAACTTCGGTGGTCGCGATTCCTTCGGTGGCGAGATCGTGACCATCAAATGTTTCGAGGACAATTCGCTGGTCAAGGACCAGGTCGACGTCGACGGAACCGGCAAGGTGCTGGTGGTCGACGGCGGTGGCTCGCTGCGTCGTGCACTGCTGGGCGACATGCTTGCGGAAAAGGCGGCGCGCAACGGCTGGGCAGGCTTGGTCATCTATGGCTGTGTTCGTGATGTTGACGTGCTCGCGCAGACCGAACTGGGCGTCCAGGCACTAGCTAGCCATCCGATGAAGACGGACAAGCGTGGGATCGGTGATCTCAACGTTCCGGTGACGTTTTGCGGTGTGACGTTCCGTCCCGGTGAATACGTATATGCCGACAACAACGGCATCATCGTGTCGCCTGAGCCGCTTTCCATGCCGGAGTAA
- a CDS encoding DUF1289 domain-containing protein: MSSQRIKTPCIGLCSTVYGDIVCRGCKRFHHEVVNWNAYGEEEKRAVWRRLEILLAQVMAAKLEVFDAELLRQQLETRQIRFVVGQSPYCWAYQLIARGARVIQQLEAYGVALLPEFRDRPLPELRDAIDQEFFLLSEAHYERYIAPRFLAEGIDSRV, from the coding sequence ATGTCCTCACAGCGCATCAAAACTCCCTGCATTGGTCTTTGCTCGACGGTGTACGGCGATATCGTCTGCCGTGGATGCAAGCGATTCCATCATGAGGTGGTTAACTGGAACGCCTATGGCGAAGAGGAAAAACGGGCGGTGTGGCGGCGTTTGGAAATCCTCCTGGCACAGGTCATGGCAGCCAAGCTTGAAGTGTTCGATGCCGAGCTGTTGCGCCAGCAGCTGGAGACGCGGCAGATCCGCTTCGTAGTGGGGCAGTCGCCTTATTGCTGGGCCTATCAGTTGATCGCGCGCGGTGCACGGGTGATTCAGCAGCTCGAAGCTTATGGCGTTGCTTTGCTACCCGAATTCCGTGACCGACCGCTGCCGGAACTGCGCGACGCGATCGATCAGGAGTTCTTCCTGCTTTCCGAGGCGCATTACGAACGCTACATCGCGCCGCGCTTCTTGGCTGAAGGTATCGACTCCAGGGTCTGA
- the sigX gene encoding RNA polymerase sigma factor SigX has translation MTKTPSSISRYDPRQLTDEELVQHAHVELFHITRAYEELMRRYQRTLFNVCARYLGNERDADDVCQEVMLKVLYGLKNFEGKSKFKTWLYSITYNECITQYRKERRKRRLLDALSLDPLEEASDEKAPKIEEKTGLDRWLVHVNPIDREILVLRFVAELEFQEIADIMHMGLSATKMRYKRALDKLREKFSDTTET, from the coding sequence TTGACTAAAACCCCATCGTCCATATCGCGCTACGACCCCCGCCAGCTCACCGACGAAGAGCTGGTGCAGCACGCTCATGTCGAACTATTTCATATAACGCGCGCATATGAAGAGCTCATGCGGCGATATCAGCGCACGCTGTTCAATGTATGTGCGCGTTACTTGGGGAACGAGCGGGACGCCGATGATGTATGTCAGGAAGTTATGCTCAAGGTTTTATATGGGCTGAAAAACTTCGAGGGAAAATCGAAATTCAAGACGTGGCTATATAGCATCACGTATAACGAGTGTATTACTCAGTATCGCAAAGAACGCCGTAAGCGGCGCTTGCTTGACGCGCTCAGTCTCGATCCGCTTGAAGAGGCGTCCGACGAGAAAGCGCCGAAGATCGAAGAGAAAACCGGGCTCGACCGTTGGCTCGTGCATGTGAATCCGATCGATCGAGAGATATTGGTGTTGCGTTTTGTTGCTGAACTTGAGTTTCAGGAAATCGCGGACATCATGCATATGGGTTTGAGCGCAACGAAGATGCGTTACAAGCGAGCGCTCGATAAGCTGCGCGAAAAATTTTCCGATACTACTGAAACTTAA